One genomic window of Providencia hangzhouensis includes the following:
- the xseA gene encoding exodeoxyribonuclease VII large subunit produces the protein MSTSQNNAIYSVSKLNQTVRELLDNQMGRIWLTAEISNFSQPSSGHWYLTLKDDRAQVRAAMFRGQNARVTFRPQNGQQVLVRATVTLYEPRGDYQLILESMQPAGEGLLQQRFELLKQTLSAQGLFDIIHKKPLPSPAKSVGIITSATGAALHDILNILRRRDPSLPIIIYPTAVQGEMAPAQIARMIELANLRQECDVLIVGRGGGSLEDLWAFNEEIVARAIFASQLPIISAVGHETDVTIADYVADVRAPTPSAAAELVSRNQLEMLRQLKSAQQHLEMAMDYYVAGQQQRFARLHHRLQQQHPQLRLARQYNQLNLLQQKLAQSMTRQLQNSTAKFERVNRRLLQNDLRPQLQKQQRQLQQTQYHLQNMITSLVNSYRQRFAVACSKMEAVSPLATLARGFSISETAEGTVLKKTSQVKLGQPLKTRLNDGWVESQITHIEKVKTKRVSK, from the coding sequence ATGTCGACTTCACAAAATAACGCAATTTACTCGGTTAGCAAGCTTAACCAGACTGTTCGAGAACTTCTTGATAACCAAATGGGCCGTATTTGGTTAACCGCTGAAATTTCCAATTTTTCACAACCAAGTTCAGGTCATTGGTACTTAACCTTAAAAGATGACCGAGCACAGGTACGTGCGGCAATGTTCCGTGGGCAGAATGCACGTGTCACTTTCCGCCCACAAAATGGCCAGCAAGTTTTGGTTAGAGCGACAGTGACTTTATATGAACCTCGAGGTGACTACCAATTAATCCTTGAAAGTATGCAGCCAGCCGGTGAGGGCTTACTGCAACAGCGTTTTGAACTATTAAAACAAACGCTAAGCGCACAAGGCTTATTTGATATTATTCATAAAAAACCGCTACCTAGCCCTGCTAAATCTGTCGGTATCATTACATCAGCAACCGGTGCAGCCCTACATGATATTTTAAATATTTTACGCCGCCGGGATCCTTCTCTGCCTATCATTATCTATCCAACGGCCGTTCAAGGCGAAATGGCACCAGCACAAATTGCTCGAATGATTGAGCTAGCAAATTTGCGTCAAGAATGTGATGTGTTAATTGTCGGTCGCGGTGGGGGCTCCCTTGAAGATTTGTGGGCATTTAATGAAGAAATCGTTGCTAGAGCTATTTTTGCTAGTCAACTGCCTATAATTAGTGCTGTTGGTCATGAAACCGATGTGACGATTGCGGACTATGTAGCGGACGTAAGAGCACCAACCCCATCTGCGGCAGCCGAGCTTGTTAGCCGTAACCAGCTAGAAATGCTGCGGCAGTTAAAATCTGCACAGCAACACCTTGAAATGGCAATGGATTATTACGTGGCAGGCCAACAACAAAGATTTGCTCGTTTGCATCACCGTTTACAACAACAGCACCCGCAATTACGTTTGGCACGGCAATATAATCAACTTAATTTATTGCAACAAAAGCTAGCACAGTCGATGACTCGGCAACTACAAAATTCGACGGCTAAATTCGAAAGAGTTAATCGCCGTTTGCTACAAAATGATTTACGCCCTCAGTTGCAAAAACAACAACGTCAGTTGCAACAAACACAATATCATTTGCAAAATATGATCACGAGTTTGGTCAATAGCTATCGTCAACGTTTTGCTGTCGCGTGTTCGAAAATGGAAGCTGTCAGCCCATTGGCAACACTTGCTCGCGGCTTTAGTATTAGTGAGACAGCAGAAGGCACCGTGTTGAAAAAAACCAGCCAAGTAAAATTAGGGCAACCACTGAAAACACGCCTTAATGATGGCTGGGTTGAAAGCCAAATTACCCACATTGAGAAAGTTAAAACCAAAAGAGTATCGAAGTGA
- a CDS encoding TonB-dependent receptor domain-containing protein: MNNKTIIMVAGIIATSYQGIALAENTQQQNKQKEGVVNFSQLKVSGAQKQTPLVKALEKPGAYSAVGTENKLQSMDKIIRTMPGTYTQMDASQGTVNVNIRGLSGFGRVNMMVDGITQSYYGISPSKYTHGMQPSNDFGSLIDPNFIVSVEVEKGQLNGSNSINALAGSANFRTIGIDDVIFNDNLYGLRSKANWGDNGLGYNGMVAVAGKTQLQDDGYFGGLIAVSGHNIPGSYKNGDGFNSDEFATDPSFKQKPQSQLAKLKYKPNDRHELEFSGRFLQNKLTSRKINSEDYYLKYKYTPLNELIDVEILASHGNNEQKFQGDPIGGAFKNAISKNKSDSINLSNTSHFSYGDVDYKWQVGSKLMKTKYSKEAQSVEDPNTQINNPFSPSGTQDIASVYTQFEAKYDIYTAIFDLNYLNYSVKGYKPACDETEKCFPQEASNLNIKDSGINPGILLSAQIIPEFQPFVSYAHSMRAPNSQEAFFSSNGGQTMNPFLKGEKSKTWQVGFNSLKPDLVVDGDQFNLKALWFHTQVKDYITSKAFVLCRSNPQDEFDWCLVNDDVWDKENPPMFQRAEMYVNDHRDVNLRGYELQANYDAGVFYSMVSYTKESGKQPVSINSTSLFSAGDFTQLPDYYLTLDSGVRFFDEKLTLGSTITWTGPSKRISPVPDSDQNGDAMTEKYEKQPTIVDVYADYEINKNVKLMMTVNNVTNKNYTDALNRANSGAIMQERGRNNETGRGRTYMIGGQVRF; this comes from the coding sequence ATGAATAATAAAACAATAATTATGGTAGCTGGTATTATTGCCACTAGCTACCAAGGGATCGCTTTGGCTGAAAATACACAGCAGCAAAATAAGCAGAAAGAAGGTGTGGTTAATTTTAGCCAATTAAAAGTTTCAGGTGCGCAGAAACAAACCCCACTAGTCAAAGCATTAGAAAAACCAGGTGCTTATAGTGCGGTTGGTACAGAAAATAAATTGCAGTCGATGGATAAAATTATTCGCACCATGCCCGGTACCTATACTCAAATGGATGCCAGCCAAGGTACGGTTAACGTCAATATTCGTGGACTGAGTGGTTTTGGTCGCGTGAATATGATGGTTGATGGTATTACGCAAAGTTATTATGGTATCTCACCGAGCAAATATACCCACGGTATGCAGCCGAGTAATGATTTTGGCTCATTAATTGATCCAAACTTTATTGTCTCAGTGGAAGTGGAGAAAGGGCAGTTGAATGGCAGTAATAGCATTAATGCTTTAGCCGGAAGTGCGAATTTCCGCACTATCGGAATTGATGACGTCATTTTTAACGACAATTTATACGGACTGCGTAGTAAAGCTAACTGGGGGGATAATGGTCTCGGTTATAACGGGATGGTTGCTGTTGCGGGTAAAACACAATTACAGGATGATGGTTACTTTGGTGGTTTAATTGCAGTTAGTGGGCATAATATCCCCGGCAGCTATAAAAACGGCGATGGTTTTAATAGTGATGAATTTGCCACAGATCCCTCATTCAAACAAAAGCCACAATCTCAATTGGCAAAGTTGAAATATAAACCTAATGATCGCCATGAATTGGAATTCAGTGGGCGTTTTTTGCAAAATAAACTTACCAGCAGAAAGATTAATAGTGAGGACTATTATCTAAAATATAAATACACTCCATTAAATGAATTAATTGACGTAGAAATACTGGCAAGCCATGGCAATAATGAACAAAAATTTCAAGGTGATCCTATTGGTGGAGCCTTTAAAAATGCCATATCTAAAAATAAATCTGATAGTATAAATTTATCCAATACTAGCCATTTTTCTTATGGAGATGTGGATTATAAATGGCAAGTAGGTTCGAAATTAATGAAAACCAAATACAGTAAGGAAGCACAATCGGTTGAAGACCCAAATACCCAGATAAACAATCCATTTTCACCAAGTGGAACACAAGATATTGCCAGCGTATATACTCAGTTTGAAGCGAAATACGATATCTATACAGCGATATTTGACCTTAATTACCTCAATTATAGCGTGAAAGGTTATAAGCCTGCGTGTGATGAAACCGAAAAATGTTTCCCCCAAGAAGCCAGTAATCTGAACATTAAAGATAGTGGGATTAACCCAGGTATATTGTTATCCGCTCAAATCATTCCTGAATTCCAGCCCTTTGTTAGTTACGCACATTCCATGCGTGCACCGAATTCACAAGAAGCTTTTTTCTCCTCAAATGGTGGCCAGACGATGAATCCATTTCTTAAGGGTGAAAAATCAAAAACTTGGCAGGTTGGGTTTAATAGCTTAAAACCTGATTTAGTGGTAGATGGTGACCAATTCAATCTGAAAGCATTGTGGTTTCATACCCAAGTTAAAGATTATATCACGAGTAAAGCTTTTGTACTTTGTCGTTCCAATCCACAGGATGAATTTGATTGGTGTTTAGTGAATGATGATGTATGGGATAAAGAGAATCCACCAATGTTTCAGCGAGCAGAAATGTATGTGAATGACCATCGAGATGTAAATTTACGAGGGTATGAATTGCAAGCCAACTACGATGCAGGTGTATTTTATTCAATGGTTTCATATACCAAAGAGTCAGGAAAACAGCCGGTTTCTATTAATAGCACCTCCTTATTTAGTGCAGGGGATTTCACTCAATTACCTGACTATTACCTAACATTAGACTCAGGCGTACGCTTCTTTGATGAAAAACTGACACTCGGTTCAACGATCACATGGACTGGCCCCTCCAAACGGATTAGCCCAGTTCCAGATAGCGACCAAAATGGTGATGCTATGACGGAGAAATATGAGAAACAACCAACTATTGTTGATGTATATGCAGATTATGAAATTAATAAAAACGTTAAGTTGATGATGACAGTTAACAATGTGACGAATAAAAACTATACCGACGCACTAAACCGAGCAAATTCGGGTGCAATTATGCAAGAGAGAGGACGGAATAATGAAACGGGTAGAGGGCGTACTTATATGATTGGTGGGCAGGTACGTTTCTAA
- the guaB gene encoding IMP dehydrogenase: MLRIKKEALTFDDVLLVPAHSTVLPNTADLSTQLTANIRLNIPMLSAAMDTVTESDLAIALAQEGGIGFIHKNMTIERQAEEVRRVKKHESGVVTDPVTVTPDTTIREVQEMAERNGFAGYPVVANDNSLVGIITGRDVRFVTDLDQPVTAVMTPKERLVTVKEGEAREIVLQKMHEKRVEKALVIDDNFHLLGMITVKDFQKAERKPNACKDEQGRLRVGAAVGAGAGNEERVDALVAAGVDVLLIDSSHGHSEGVLQRIRETRQKYPDLQIIGGNVATAEGAKALADAGVSAVKVGIGPGSICTTRIVTGVGVPQITAIAEAAEALEGTGIPVIADGGIRFSGDISKAIAAGAACVMVGSMFAGTEESPGETILFQGRTYKAYRGMGSLGAMSKGSSDRYFQSDNAADKLVPEGIEGRVAYKGRLKEIIHQQMGGLRSCMGLTGCGTIDALRTKAEFVRISGAGIQESHVHDVTITKESPNYRLGQ; encoded by the coding sequence ATGTTACGCATTAAAAAAGAAGCACTTACTTTCGACGACGTTTTACTCGTTCCTGCACACTCAACCGTATTACCGAATACCGCAGATTTATCAACTCAACTGACTGCAAACATCCGCCTGAACATTCCTATGCTTTCTGCAGCCATGGATACTGTCACTGAATCTGACCTTGCTATTGCATTAGCACAAGAAGGTGGCATTGGTTTCATCCATAAAAACATGACTATTGAGCGCCAAGCGGAAGAAGTTCGCCGCGTGAAAAAGCATGAAAGTGGTGTCGTCACTGACCCTGTGACAGTAACGCCTGATACTACCATTCGTGAAGTGCAAGAAATGGCTGAGCGCAATGGTTTTGCAGGTTACCCAGTAGTTGCAAACGACAACTCATTAGTTGGTATTATTACGGGCCGCGATGTTCGTTTCGTGACGGATTTGGACCAGCCTGTTACTGCTGTGATGACGCCAAAAGAACGTTTAGTCACCGTGAAAGAAGGCGAAGCACGTGAAATTGTTTTACAAAAAATGCATGAAAAACGTGTAGAAAAAGCCTTAGTGATCGATGATAACTTTCATTTGTTAGGGATGATCACTGTTAAAGACTTCCAAAAAGCAGAACGTAAGCCAAACGCGTGTAAAGACGAGCAAGGCCGTTTGCGTGTTGGTGCTGCTGTTGGTGCTGGTGCAGGAAATGAAGAGCGTGTTGACGCACTGGTGGCTGCTGGCGTTGACGTTTTATTAATTGATTCATCACATGGTCATTCAGAAGGCGTATTACAACGTATTCGTGAAACCCGCCAAAAATACCCTGACTTACAAATCATTGGCGGTAACGTAGCAACCGCGGAAGGGGCGAAAGCGCTGGCTGATGCAGGTGTTAGCGCCGTTAAAGTCGGTATTGGCCCTGGTTCAATTTGTACAACTCGTATCGTAACTGGTGTGGGTGTACCACAAATTACAGCTATTGCAGAAGCGGCAGAAGCCCTTGAAGGTACGGGTATTCCTGTTATCGCGGATGGGGGTATTCGCTTCTCAGGTGATATCTCTAAAGCTATCGCGGCAGGCGCAGCCTGTGTGATGGTCGGCTCAATGTTCGCAGGAACTGAAGAGTCTCCGGGAGAAACTATTTTATTCCAAGGCCGTACTTACAAAGCATACCGTGGCATGGGTTCACTGGGTGCGATGTCTAAAGGTTCGTCAGATCGTTACTTCCAATCTGATAATGCAGCAGACAAATTAGTGCCAGAAGGCATTGAAGGCCGCGTAGCATACAAAGGTCGCCTAAAAGAAATCATTCATCAACAAATGGGTGGCTTACGCTCCTGTATGGGCCTGACGGGCTGTGGTACTATTGATGCATTAAGAACAAAAGCAGAATTTGTTCGCATCAGTGGAGCCGGTATCCAAGAAAGCCACGTTCATGATGTTACTATCACGAAAGAATCGCCAAACTACCGTTTGGGGCAATAA